In Chitinophagales bacterium, one DNA window encodes the following:
- a CDS encoding PstS family phosphate ABC transporter substrate-binding protein, whose translation MKKFLLPVSLIALFAACNNADKQSADESSAKQQTIVKVDGSSTVYPITEAVAEDYKATNPDLQITIGIAGTGGGMKKFTAGEIDICNASRPMKKEEMDICASKNIRFVELPIAYDGLAVTVNPKNTWVDKLTVAELKAIWESAAQGKINNWKQVRKGFPDKPLKLFGPGTDSGTFDYFTEAVIGKKGDSRGDYTASEDDNVLVQGVSADEGALGYFGLAYYEENASKLKLIPIDDGNESNGAGAILPSIETVQNGTYAPLSRVLLIYANTAAEGKKEVKDFLNFYIQNAGKLSKEVGYIPLQENLYSMVSDRLQHDVTGSIYPDGKEVGSKLEDLLKSATTTH comes from the coding sequence ATGAAAAAATTTCTGTTGCCAGTTTCTTTAATTGCCCTCTTTGCTGCCTGCAATAATGCGGATAAACAAAGCGCTGATGAATCATCAGCCAAGCAGCAAACCATTGTAAAAGTAGATGGTTCAAGCACCGTTTACCCTATTACAGAAGCCGTAGCTGAAGACTATAAAGCCACGAATCCTGATCTGCAGATTACGATCGGCATTGCCGGCACCGGTGGTGGCATGAAAAAGTTCACCGCGGGCGAAATAGATATCTGCAATGCATCGCGGCCTATGAAAAAGGAAGAGATGGATATATGTGCATCGAAAAATATCAGGTTCGTGGAGTTGCCGATTGCCTATGACGGCCTGGCGGTGACCGTGAATCCGAAAAATACATGGGTAGATAAACTCACGGTAGCAGAACTGAAAGCGATCTGGGAATCTGCAGCACAGGGTAAAATCAATAACTGGAAACAGGTGAGAAAAGGATTTCCGGATAAGCCACTCAAGCTGTTCGGCCCGGGCACTGACAGCGGCACATTCGATTATTTTACCGAGGCAGTGATCGGTAAAAAGGGCGACAGCCGTGGTGATTATACGGCTTCTGAAGATGACAATGTGCTGGTGCAGGGAGTTTCTGCTGATGAAGGGGCACTCGGATATTTTGGTCTGGCTTATTATGAAGAGAATGCATCAAAGCTCAAACTCATTCCGATTGATGATGGTAATGAGAGTAATGGTGCCGGTGCCATATTACCGTCCATTGAAACCGTACAGAATGGCACCTACGCGCCGCTATCAAGAGTATTGCTCATCTACGCCAATACTGCTGCCGAAGGCAAAAAGGAAGTGAAAGACTTTCTGAATTTTTATATTCAGAATGCCGGTAAACTTTCGAAAGAAGTGGGCTATATTCCTCTCCAGGAAAATCTTTATTCCATGGTGTCCGATCGCCTGCAGCATGATGTTACGGGTTCCATTTATCCGGATGGCAAGGAAGTCGGCAGCAAACTGGAAGATTTGCTTAAAAGCGCCACCACAACGCACTGA
- a CDS encoding DUF47 family protein: protein MTINNFISFFVPRDKSFYPLFEKAAANLKLCAEQLNLTVTSNSTDDRITHMRQVEKLEHVGDEIAHEIFNELGKNFITPFDREDIHRLISCIDDVLDYVHGASKRMELYKITQFTPDIIKLTELILTSAQEINIAVMELKNLKNLRKITDACVRINSIENHADNIFDNAVARLFEEEKNAVELIKMKEILSALETATDKAEDVANVLESIIVKVA from the coding sequence ATGACCATCAATAACTTCATCAGCTTTTTTGTGCCACGCGATAAAAGCTTTTACCCATTGTTTGAAAAGGCTGCAGCCAACCTGAAACTTTGCGCAGAACAGCTCAACCTGACGGTTACCTCTAATTCAACTGATGACAGAATTACGCATATGAGACAGGTTGAAAAACTGGAACATGTCGGCGATGAAATAGCCCATGAGATTTTTAATGAGCTGGGAAAAAATTTTATAACCCCATTTGACCGTGAAGACATTCACCGCCTCATCAGTTGTATCGACGATGTGCTGGATTATGTGCATGGGGCATCGAAACGGATGGAGCTTTACAAGATTACACAATTCACGCCCGACATCATTAAGTTAACGGAACTGATACTGACCAGTGCGCAGGAAATAAATATTGCGGTGATGGAACTGAAGAACCTGAAGAACCTGCGTAAGATTACCGATGCATGCGTCCGTATCAACAGTATTGAAAACCACGCCGATAACATTTTCGACAATGCTGTAGCCAGGCTCTTTGAAGAAGAAAAGAATGCCGTAGAACTCATTAAGATGAAAGAAATCCTTTCAGCGCTTGAAACCGCCACCGATAAGGCGGAAGATGTTGCCAATGTGCTCGAGTCCATTATCGTGAAGGTTGCATGA
- a CDS encoding inorganic phosphate transporter, with amino-acid sequence MTLLIVVIILALVFDIINGFHDAANSIATIVSTKVLTPGLAVIWAAFFNFIAFLVFGLHVATTVGKGIVHPDVVTLHVILSGLIAAIAWNLLTWYYGIPSSSSHTLVGGFAGAAIAKAGFTAIFSSELFRIISFIFLAPVIGMIMSLVLSVLLSHLCRSFVPHKVDNVFRRLQLVSAAAYSLGHGANDAQKVMGIIFAALIAAGHLTSNDAIPFWVVISCQSAMAIGTMMGGWRIVKTMGQRITHLTPFEGFAAETAGAITLFSTAQMGIPVSTTHTITGSIIGTGIRKRVSAVRWGVTRKLLWAWVITIPVSMLVAAIIYYATAWL; translated from the coding sequence ATGACTTTACTTATTGTGGTGATTATCCTTGCGCTTGTCTTTGATATCATCAATGGTTTTCACGATGCAGCCAATTCAATAGCTACCATAGTTTCCACCAAGGTACTGACACCCGGCCTGGCTGTTATCTGGGCAGCATTTTTCAATTTCATCGCATTCCTGGTTTTTGGGCTGCATGTTGCCACCACGGTGGGAAAAGGAATAGTTCATCCCGATGTTGTAACACTGCATGTGATACTGAGTGGCCTGATAGCAGCCATCGCCTGGAACCTGCTGACCTGGTATTACGGGATTCCGTCCAGCTCATCGCACACGCTGGTAGGCGGATTTGCAGGCGCTGCCATTGCCAAGGCAGGCTTCACTGCAATATTCAGCAGCGAATTGTTTCGTATCATCAGTTTTATCTTCCTCGCGCCGGTCATCGGCATGATCATGTCACTGGTATTGTCGGTTCTGCTTTCACATCTCTGCCGCTCCTTTGTACCGCATAAGGTTGATAACGTTTTCAGACGGTTGCAACTGGTATCCGCGGCGGCCTACAGTTTAGGCCATGGCGCCAATGATGCACAGAAAGTGATGGGAATCATCTTTGCTGCCCTGATAGCCGCAGGGCATCTAACATCTAATGACGCAATTCCGTTTTGGGTGGTTATTTCCTGCCAGAGTGCAATGGCAATAGGTACGATGATGGGTGGCTGGCGGATTGTTAAAACAATGGGCCAGCGTATTACCCATCTTACTCCGTTTGAGGGATTTGCAGCCGAAACCGCAGGCGCCATCACCTTGTTTTCTACTGCTCAAATGGGAATACCGGTGAGCACCACACACACCATTACGGGGTCAATTATCGGCACCGGCATACGGAAAAGAGTATCCGCAGTACGCTGGGGAGTGACAAGAAAATTATTGTGGGCCTGGGTTATTACAATTCCTGTCTCTATGCTGGTAGCAGCAATTATCTACTATGCGACCGCATGGTTATAA
- a CDS encoding DUF2071 domain-containing protein, which produces MINPFLTAEWKNLIMFNYATDPSVLLPYLPAHTIPDTYKDTHYVSLVGFMFQHTKVLGVKIPFHINFEEVNLRFYVKRKVNGEWRRGVVFVREIVPKHAIAFVANNLYSERYSVMPMRHEVKNGTTLSVRYGWKHKGAWNEMGISTAKMPVAMQAGSSEEFITEHYWGYNRVSASRTTEYKVEHPKWNYFPVDEYSVDCRFSELYGNDFAFLNNAKPLSVFMAEGSAISVGKGTRI; this is translated from the coding sequence ATGATCAATCCTTTTCTCACCGCCGAATGGAAAAACCTCATTATGTTCAACTATGCAACTGATCCTTCTGTCTTGCTCCCTTATTTACCGGCGCATACTATCCCTGATACGTATAAGGATACACACTATGTAAGTCTTGTAGGCTTTATGTTTCAGCATACAAAAGTATTAGGGGTAAAGATTCCCTTTCATATAAATTTTGAAGAGGTGAATCTCCGGTTTTATGTGAAGCGAAAAGTGAATGGTGAATGGCGGAGAGGAGTAGTATTCGTCAGGGAGATCGTTCCAAAACATGCCATAGCCTTTGTCGCCAACAATTTATACAGCGAGCGTTATTCGGTTATGCCCATGCGCCATGAGGTTAAGAATGGAACAACTTTAAGTGTACGATACGGCTGGAAACATAAAGGAGCATGGAATGAAATGGGCATTTCTACCGCAAAGATGCCGGTTGCCATGCAAGCCGGAAGTTCGGAGGAATTCATAACCGAACATTACTGGGGCTACAACAGGGTGAGTGCAAGCCGGACTACCGAATACAAAGTCGAGCATCCGAAATGGAATTATTTCCCTGTTGATGAATATTCGGTTGACTGCCGCTTCAGTGAGCTGTATGGGAATGATTTTGCTTTTCTGAATAACGCAAAACCACTTTCTGTATTTATGGCGGAAGGTTCGGCGATAAGTGTAGGGAAGGGGACAAGAATTTAA